The following coding sequences lie in one Verrucomicrobia bacterium CG1_02_43_26 genomic window:
- a CDS encoding preprotein translocase subunit SecG, translated as MLSFLIGFFTVLLVLLSGMIVILVLMQRASANSGMGASLGGGAAESAFGAESGNILTRWTIYFMVAFFVLCFGLYLAHMANMQNNTSGPLLPEFAIEEHLDKTAPGTLTALPESTATETQATEK; from the coding sequence ATGTTAAGTTTTTTAATCGGTTTCTTTACCGTATTGTTAGTTTTGCTAAGTGGCATGATTGTCATATTGGTGTTAATGCAGCGCGCTAGCGCAAATAGTGGCATGGGTGCTTCCCTAGGTGGTGGAGCAGCAGAATCCGCATTTGGAGCTGAGTCCGGAAATATACTGACTCGCTGGACAATTTACTTCATGGTTGCTTTCTTTGTATTATGTTTCGGCCTTTATTTAGCCCATATGGCAAATATGCAAAACAATACAAGCGGGCCGTTGCTACCTGAGTTCGCCATAGAAGAGCATCTTGATAAGACAGCTCCGGGAACATTAACAGCCCTACCAGAAAGTACCGCAACAGAAACCCAAGCTACTGAAAAGTAA
- a CDS encoding chromosome partitioning protein yields MSNIDSIKNVLSTIKYPGFSRDILSFGFVKNIENEGDRAVIDLSITTTDERIPTLLRKEIEAKICEATAIKTCVVNIKVTNPQETSRENADKRFRPELPKSLEKVKYTIAVSSGKGGVGKSTFAVNLACAFEQIFAEQGKPSAVGLLDCDIYGPSTPTMIGANSRPEIEGDRIIPVESFGVHVMSMGFLIDKDAPVIWRGPMVNKAIQQFVNDVNWGELEVLVIDLPPGTGDAQLTLVQTIPLSGAIVVTTPQQVAVNVATRGAKMFEKIDTKIIGVVENMSYLENSDTGYKNYIFGEGGGARSASTLEVPFLGEMPLDSLIREGGDRGIPVVISHPESHSAKRFKEIAKKCICSFDNDKKLIENSPLLQKI; encoded by the coding sequence ATGAGCAACATCGATTCCATAAAAAACGTCCTTTCCACGATTAAGTACCCTGGTTTTTCCCGCGATATCCTTTCCTTTGGGTTTGTGAAAAACATTGAAAATGAAGGGGATAGAGCCGTAATTGATCTTTCGATCACTACGACTGATGAACGCATCCCTACCCTATTACGAAAAGAAATAGAGGCAAAAATTTGTGAAGCGACCGCTATTAAAACGTGCGTTGTGAACATTAAAGTAACAAACCCGCAAGAAACGAGCCGCGAGAATGCTGACAAACGCTTTCGACCTGAATTGCCCAAAAGCCTGGAAAAAGTGAAGTATACGATTGCGGTTTCAAGCGGCAAGGGAGGCGTTGGCAAATCCACCTTTGCGGTGAACCTGGCTTGTGCCTTTGAACAGATCTTCGCCGAGCAAGGCAAACCATCCGCCGTAGGGTTACTGGACTGTGATATTTACGGCCCCTCTACACCTACAATGATTGGAGCAAACTCCAGACCTGAGATTGAGGGCGATCGGATTATCCCAGTAGAGAGTTTTGGCGTTCATGTAATGTCTATGGGGTTCTTGATCGACAAAGATGCGCCTGTGATATGGCGTGGGCCGATGGTTAACAAAGCGATCCAGCAATTCGTCAACGACGTGAACTGGGGAGAACTGGAAGTACTTGTGATTGACCTTCCCCCTGGCACGGGAGACGCACAACTCACTCTAGTACAAACGATCCCCCTTTCCGGCGCTATAGTTGTGACAACACCACAGCAAGTTGCGGTAAACGTGGCTACTCGAGGAGCCAAAATGTTTGAGAAAATTGACACAAAAATAATCGGAGTCGTGGAAAATATGAGCTATCTAGAAAATTCAGACACTGGATACAAAAACTACATCTTTGGAGAAGGTGGCGGAGCCCGTTCTGCGAGTACGCTAGAAGTCCCATTCCTAGGAGAGATGCCCCTAGACTCACTTATTCGCGAAGGTGGCGACAGAGGTATTCCGGTAGTCATTAGCCACCCGGAAAGCCATTCTGCTAAACGCTTTAAAGAAATTGCAAAAAAGTGCATTTGCTCGTTTGACAATGACAAAAAACTCATAGAAAATTCACCTCTACTCCAAAAAATATAA